A stretch of Arcobacter arenosus DNA encodes these proteins:
- a CDS encoding BCCT family transporter: MSSKLNKQVFFTSSGIIVLLALFASIFPKVADNFFKSLQNVIVQNGSWFYVLTVAIILITVLYLAISKYGDIKLGPDHSTADYSYLSWFAMLFSAGMGIGLMFFGVAEPVMHFLNPPVGEGSTIESAKEALKITFFHWGLHAWAIYAIVAIILAFFSYRHNLPLTLRSALYPLIGDKIYGPIGHAVDIFAVIGTLFGVATSLGYGVLQVNTGLNYLWDIPVSPTSQVILIIAITALATLSVTTGLDKGIKILSEVNLVLAVLLLLFVLVAGNTIFLLQAYVQNIGDYASNLLKSTFNLFAYQKTDWIGGWTILYWAWWISWSPFVGLFIARISRGRTIREFTLGVLLVPTGFTLMWMTFFGNSAISLILDDGFIAFGQIVKDNVPVAIFAFLEHFSFSGLTSIVATIMVIVFFVTSSDSGSMVIDMLCSNGNDNTPIWQRVYWAVGEGVIASILILVGGLSALQTMTIASALPFSIVLLIACYGLMKALRVDIAKKESLLYSPTQITTINNTANWDTRLSNIIDFPSKNNVKRFIQKIAYPAITDVAEELKKHELDVSIKETDDGISLTVFLGEEGNFGENKNFIYKVKVVPRVKPSFAVDEKEETERTEEELYYCAVVHLIEGGQDYDIMGWSKDGIRNDIVDHYQKHMHFIHLLS; encoded by the coding sequence ATGAGTTCAAAATTGAACAAACAAGTTTTTTTCACCTCTTCTGGAATAATTGTTTTACTAGCATTATTTGCTTCAATATTTCCAAAAGTCGCTGATAATTTTTTTAAAAGCTTACAAAATGTAATTGTGCAAAATGGTAGTTGGTTTTATGTATTAACTGTTGCAATAATTCTAATTACTGTTTTATATTTAGCTATTTCCAAATATGGAGATATTAAATTAGGCCCTGATCATTCTACTGCTGATTACTCTTATCTTTCATGGTTTGCTATGCTATTTTCAGCTGGTATGGGAATTGGTTTAATGTTTTTTGGTGTAGCTGAGCCTGTAATGCACTTTTTAAATCCTCCTGTTGGAGAAGGAAGTACTATTGAGTCTGCTAAAGAGGCTTTAAAAATTACATTTTTTCACTGGGGATTACATGCTTGGGCTATTTATGCCATTGTTGCAATTATTCTTGCATTTTTTAGTTACAGGCACAATCTACCTTTAACTTTAAGGTCTGCACTTTATCCTTTAATTGGGGATAAAATTTATGGGCCTATTGGTCATGCTGTTGATATTTTCGCAGTTATTGGAACATTATTTGGTGTTGCTACATCTTTAGGTTATGGTGTTCTTCAAGTAAATACAGGGCTTAATTATTTATGGGATATTCCTGTAAGTCCTACTTCTCAAGTTATTTTGATTATTGCTATAACAGCGCTTGCTACACTTTCAGTAACAACAGGACTTGATAAAGGTATCAAAATTTTATCTGAGGTAAATCTTGTATTAGCAGTGTTACTTTTACTTTTTGTTTTAGTTGCAGGAAATACTATTTTCCTACTTCAAGCATATGTACAAAATATTGGAGATTATGCATCAAACTTGTTAAAAAGTACCTTTAATCTTTTTGCTTATCAAAAAACTGATTGGATAGGTGGATGGACTATTCTTTATTGGGCATGGTGGATTTCTTGGTCGCCATTTGTAGGTTTATTTATTGCAAGAATCTCTAGAGGTAGAACAATTAGAGAATTTACCCTTGGTGTACTTCTTGTTCCAACTGGATTTACTTTAATGTGGATGACTTTCTTTGGAAACTCAGCTATTAGTTTAATTTTAGATGATGGATTTATTGCTTTTGGACAAATTGTTAAAGATAATGTGCCTGTTGCAATATTTGCATTTTTAGAACATTTTAGTTTTAGTGGTTTAACTTCAATTGTAGCAACAATTATGGTAATTGTATTTTTTGTAACATCATCAGATTCTGGTTCTATGGTTATTGATATGCTTTGCTCAAATGGAAATGATAATACACCTATTTGGCAAAGAGTTTATTGGGCTGTAGGAGAAGGAGTAATTGCTTCTATATTAATTTTAGTTGGTGGATTAAGTGCTCTACAAACAATGACTATTGCTAGTGCCCTGCCCTTTTCCATTGTCTTATTAATTGCCTGTTATGGTTTAATGAAAGCCTTGCGAGTTGATATTGCAAAAAAAGAAAGTCTATTATATAGCCCAACTCAAATTACAACTATAAATAATACAGCAAATTGGGATACGAGATTAAGCAATATTATTGATTTTCCATCTAAAAACAATGTAAAAAGGTTTATTCAAAAAATTGCATATCCTGCTATTACGGATGTTGCAGAAGAATTAAAAAAACATGAATTAGATGTTTCTATAAAAGAAACTGATGATGGAATATCGCTTACTGTATTTCTTGGAGAAGAAGGTAACTTTGGTGAGAATAAAAACTTTATTTACAAGGTTAAAGTTGTACCTAGAGTTAAACCAAGTTTTGCAGTTGATGAAAAAGAAGAAACAGAAAGAACAGAAGAAGAATTATATTACTGTGCAGTAGTACACTTAATAGAAGGTGGACAAGATTACGATATCATGGGATGGTCAAAAGATGGTATAAGAAATGATATAGTTGACCATTATCAAAAACATATGCACTTTATTCATTTATTAAGTTAG
- a CDS encoding NAD(P)/FAD-dependent oxidoreductase, with protein sequence MLASQIKNKKICLIDSNDKIGAKIKVSGGAKCNITNEKVSFKNYLGDEDFVKNSLSQFSNKELLNFLNENGVYPKVNPKIVKGTYFCNSSKEVISMFEKLTTHAKKFMNTKVLEVEFDKNFKIKTNKQEILTKKLIVASGGLSYETLGASSIAYNIALKFGHTLTKTKPALVGFTVQKEQFWFKNLSGISTMVEAKIPYKNQEKSFYGSLLFAHKGCSGPVILNSSLYWQKGKMSLDFLPNKKIEPLLKGNKKVSSAFPLPKRFMTEFLSSIDLEDKAVSSLSTEEKEKLKMLKNYEFSPAGTFGYTKAEVTSGGINTDEINYKTFESKKQKDLYFIGECLDATGELGGYNFQLYFAQGYVCAKALS encoded by the coding sequence ATGCTTGCAAGTCAAATAAAAAATAAAAAAATCTGTTTAATTGATTCTAATGATAAAATTGGTGCAAAGATAAAAGTTAGTGGTGGGGCAAAGTGTAATATCACAAATGAAAAGGTAAGTTTTAAAAACTATTTAGGAGATGAAGATTTTGTAAAAAATAGCTTATCTCAATTTTCAAATAAAGAGCTTCTTAATTTTTTAAATGAAAATGGAGTTTATCCTAAAGTAAATCCAAAAATCGTAAAAGGAACATACTTTTGTAATAGTTCAAAAGAAGTGATTTCTATGTTTGAAAAACTAACTACTCATGCTAAAAAGTTTATGAACACAAAAGTTTTAGAAGTAGAATTTGATAAAAATTTTAAAATCAAAACAAATAAACAAGAAATTCTTACAAAAAAACTTATAGTTGCAAGTGGTGGATTGTCATATGAAACTTTAGGGGCAAGTTCAATTGCCTATAATATAGCTTTAAAATTTGGACATACTCTTACTAAAACAAAACCAGCTTTAGTTGGGTTTACTGTTCAAAAAGAGCAGTTTTGGTTTAAAAATCTAAGTGGAATTTCAACTATGGTTGAAGCAAAAATACCTTATAAAAATCAAGAAAAATCATTTTATGGAAGTTTACTTTTCGCCCATAAAGGATGTTCTGGTCCTGTTATTTTAAACTCCTCTTTATATTGGCAAAAAGGTAAGATGAGTTTAGATTTTTTACCAAATAAAAAAATAGAACCACTTTTAAAGGGGAATAAAAAAGTTTCTAGTGCATTTCCTCTTCCAAAAAGATTTATGACAGAGTTTTTAAGTTCAATTGACCTTGAAGATAAAGCAGTTAGTTCTTTATCAACTGAGGAAAAAGAGAAGTTAAAAATGTTAAAAAATTATGAGTTTTCTCCCGCTGGAACCTTTGGCTATACAAAAGCAGAAGTTACAAGTGGTGGTATCAATACCGATGAAATCAATTATAAAACCTTTGAAAGTAAAAAACAAAAAGATTTATATTTTATTGGTGAGTGTTTAGATGCTACAGGAGAATTAGGTGGATATAATTTTCAATTATATTTTGCACAAGGATATGTATGTGCAAAAGCATTAAGCTAG
- a CDS encoding ArsS family sensor histidine kinase encodes MNRQSIFFTLTISFVISIILVVISFGILMIGNQKKLDHHLVDKYRPLTKMLMRKEFRQGGLDEVFAQDLKRFNYDVFLDQNKINAITYNPKTKVIAQRQFNDVLFRVLQLNDRQFLYLKRNNKTFFVEDKNEITQTSKTYIILGFVIILLTLILSFIVTLRKLMPLKLLKEKVNTLGDENFDFECCNMDGKDEVSQLAREFKNSAKKLKDIKEARNVFIRNIMHELKTPITKGKFLAELEKSPENDLKLKEVFNRLESLINEFASIEELISSNKNIEKKPYFLNDIMDNVKDILMIEDEEIISSYDNKKFEVNFKLFSIAVKNLIDNALKYSDDNKVEVKTEENDILFINSGKELEYELEQYYEPFFANEEKRKNSFGLGLYIIHNILKANGYTLFYEYKDGKNIFTCKKDEELSTI; translated from the coding sequence ATGAATAGACAGTCAATATTTTTTACACTGACAATTAGTTTTGTCATAAGTATTATTTTAGTTGTTATAAGTTTTGGAATTTTGATGATAGGAAACCAAAAAAAATTGGACCATCATCTAGTTGACAAATATAGACCCCTTACAAAAATGCTTATGAGAAAAGAGTTTAGACAAGGTGGTTTAGACGAAGTCTTTGCACAAGATCTAAAAAGATTTAATTATGATGTTTTTTTAGACCAAAATAAAATTAATGCAATAACATATAATCCAAAAACAAAAGTGATTGCCCAAAGACAATTTAATGATGTTTTATTTAGAGTATTACAATTAAACGATAGACAGTTTTTATATTTAAAAAGAAACAATAAAACTTTTTTTGTAGAAGATAAAAATGAAATTACTCAAACTTCTAAAACATACATAATTTTGGGATTTGTAATAATTTTATTAACTTTAATTTTATCATTTATAGTTACCCTTAGAAAACTAATGCCATTAAAACTTTTAAAAGAAAAAGTTAATACTTTAGGTGATGAGAATTTTGATTTTGAATGTTGCAATATGGATGGTAAAGATGAAGTTTCACAACTTGCTAGAGAGTTTAAAAATAGTGCTAAAAAATTAAAAGATATAAAAGAAGCTAGAAATGTATTTATTAGAAATATAATGCATGAATTAAAAACACCTATTACAAAAGGAAAGTTTTTAGCTGAACTTGAAAAAAGCCCAGAAAATGATTTAAAACTAAAAGAGGTTTTTAATAGATTAGAATCTTTAATCAATGAGTTTGCTTCAATTGAGGAGTTAATTTCTTCAAATAAAAATATTGAGAAAAAACCATATTTTTTAAATGATATTATGGATAATGTAAAAGATATTTTGATGATTGAGGATGAAGAGATTATTAGTTCATATGATAATAAAAAATTTGAAGTTAATTTTAAACTATTTTCAATAGCTGTAAAAAATTTAATTGATAATGCACTTAAATATAGTGATGATAATAAAGTAGAAGTAAAAACAGAAGAAAATGATATATTGTTTATAAATAGTGGAAAAGAGCTTGAATATGAGCTTGAACAATATTATGAACCATTTTTTGCAAATGAGGAAAAAAGAAAAAACTCTTTTGGATTAGGTTTGTATATTATCCATAATATTTTAAAAGCAAATGGATACACATTATTTTATGAATATAAAGATGGGAAAAATATTTTCACTTGTAAAAAGGATGAAGAATTATCTACGATATAG
- a CDS encoding response regulator transcription factor: MIKIAMVEDDLELADVLTQYLKQYNIEVTNYEEPFLALSSLKFNKYDLIILDLTLPGMDGLDVCKLIVKDYNIPIIISSARSDITDKVTALQLGADDYLPKPYDPRELEVRIKTILRRFNSNHEDTNSTQEKVKLFNLDIEKREITKNGEYLKLTAAEYEVLSLMLKREGFIISREEIFDNADLLNSDFESSGSLAVIINRIRHKIEDNPKEPKYLHTIRGMGYKFTNE; the protein is encoded by the coding sequence TTGATAAAAATTGCAATGGTTGAAGATGATTTAGAACTTGCAGATGTTTTAACTCAATATTTAAAGCAATATAATATAGAAGTAACTAACTACGAGGAGCCTTTTTTGGCTCTTAGTAGTTTAAAGTTCAATAAATACGATTTGATTATATTAGATTTAACTCTTCCTGGAATGGATGGTTTAGATGTTTGTAAACTTATTGTAAAAGATTATAATATACCAATAATCATTTCTAGTGCTAGAAGTGATATAACTGATAAAGTAACAGCTTTACAATTAGGAGCTGATGATTATCTTCCAAAACCTTATGACCCAAGGGAATTAGAGGTTCGAATAAAAACAATTCTTAGAAGATTTAATTCCAATCATGAAGATACAAATTCAACACAAGAAAAAGTAAAACTTTTTAATTTAGATATTGAAAAAAGAGAAATTACAAAAAATGGAGAATATCTTAAACTAACTGCTGCAGAATATGAAGTTTTGTCTTTGATGTTAAAAAGAGAGGGCTTTATAATAAGTAGAGAAGAGATATTTGATAATGCAGATTTACTAAATTCAGACTTTGAAAGTTCAGGTTCACTTGCTGTTATTATAAATAGAATAAGACATAAAATAGAAGATAATCCAAAAGAACCTAAATATTTACATACAATAAGAGGAATGGGATACAAATTTACAAATGAATAG
- a CDS encoding Spy/CpxP family protein refolding chaperone, giving the protein MKRKILATVALTTLLGTGLYAAGCNFQGQGMPGMYGMQGQGMQGMKGQGMQGMKGMQGNKSCGMSKKGSKGSRNSVMNIFRKLNLSSDQYMKMAQIRQEVFKKYANSTSVAFTKDSFDKTKYIELMKQKRDNMIESKAEIVEKSYALLTPEQKEQFKVLLDLREERRNTMMQNRPYMRKGMNF; this is encoded by the coding sequence ATGAAAAGAAAGATTTTAGCTACTGTAGCATTAACAACATTATTAGGAACAGGTCTTTATGCAGCTGGGTGTAATTTCCAAGGTCAAGGTATGCCAGGAATGTATGGTATGCAAGGACAAGGGATGCAAGGCATGAAAGGTCAAGGTATGCAGGGGATGAAAGGAATGCAAGGAAATAAATCTTGTGGCATGTCAAAAAAAGGTTCAAAAGGATCAAGAAATTCAGTTATGAATATCTTTAGAAAATTGAATTTATCTTCTGACCAATATATGAAAATGGCACAAATTAGACAAGAGGTATTCAAAAAATATGCAAATTCTACTAGTGTAGCTTTTACAAAAGATTCATTTGATAAAACAAAATATATTGAATTAATGAAACAAAAAAGAGATAATATGATAGAATCAAAAGCTGAAATTGTAGAAAAATCATATGCATTATTAACTCCAGAACAAAAAGAACAGTTTAAAGTTCTTTTAGATTTAAGAGAAGAAAGAAGAAATACAATGATGCAAAATAGACCTTATATGAGAAAAGGAATGAATTTTTGA
- a CDS encoding N-acetylmuramoyl-L-alanine amidase family protein, producing MKRIAIVVGHSVWSKGAYNENLNLHEFYLNDVLAKEIKNALSLNDDFTPYLVYRKNGYAKLPNDINHTSPDIIISVHHNSSANKNVQGTETLYYHKSTNGKDLATLVQNKMLEVLEFRDRGIKAVDSEDRGGYVLRYTNAPMILIEPYFMSDDDGVAKGTKLNTELAMAIREGIEEYLK from the coding sequence ATGAAAAGAATAGCAATTGTTGTAGGTCACAGCGTGTGGTCTAAAGGTGCATATAATGAGAATCTAAATTTACATGAGTTTTATTTAAATGATGTACTTGCAAAAGAGATAAAAAATGCACTTAGTTTAAATGATGATTTTACACCTTATTTAGTTTATAGAAAAAATGGTTACGCAAAACTACCAAATGATATAAACCATACAAGTCCTGACATTATAATTTCAGTTCATCATAATTCAAGTGCAAATAAAAATGTTCAAGGAACAGAAACACTTTATTATCATAAGTCCACAAATGGAAAAGATTTAGCTACTTTAGTTCAAAACAAAATGCTTGAAGTTTTAGAGTTTAGAGATAGAGGTATTAAAGCAGTTGATAGTGAAGATAGAGGTGGATATGTTTTAAGATATACAAATGCACCTATGATTTTAATTGAGCCTTATTTTATGAGCGATGATGATGGCGTTGCAAAAGGTACTAAATTAAATACTGAATTAGCAATGGCAATAAGAGAAGGCATTGAGGAATATTTAAAATAA
- a CDS encoding SGNH/GDSL hydrolase family protein — MSSLTEKITGSLGTLFNLWQSGNGLTAQQEDEAIKKAHDRSAELDKIEGLESSASKIDETISRNQKFPVSKDISSSEIEISNYGARKNIWKYTEDIHNSIYVAVSLTKEADNIEIGGIKLTKVSTTSFNGALVVAGSNVPLVAGERYLMSFYSFAGKESFFGYQRRVVATYSYGHGARLHTNEIRRHWILIEALSSDSIDNIIDPTIALGSGEASSFTWYKPDHNPREVYIGGFQLEKIEDSTYTDGIAMIGDSTMAGASDQRDLPTNLEVSRWLEAELRTNVFNRAVGGQRLDTMDARWETDITPLKVNSKYVIIQGGLNDIAQGRTLAEMQTSLNSMNTKALNDGFIPVFFTVTPFDNAHNDAEKEALRTDYNAWLKENFENVIDIASIVADPYDESRLNAYNDMNGDGVHYTQEGSRLIGLEVAKWSGWDFIKPSPYQKIEANTWNNGGGLTEGMGIELKGSFDTSTATTEQTAQRVLALETILRDSGLID, encoded by the coding sequence ATGTCAAGTTTAACAGAAAAAATAACTGGAAGTTTAGGAACACTTTTTAATTTATGGCAAAGCGGAAATGGATTAACAGCACAGCAAGAAGATGAAGCGATAAAAAAAGCACATGATAGAAGTGCTGAACTTGACAAGATTGAAGGATTAGAGAGTAGTGCTAGTAAGATTGATGAAACTATAAGTAGAAATCAAAAGTTTCCTGTATCGAAAGACATATCTTCTAGTGAAATAGAAATTAGTAATTATGGAGCTAGAAAAAACATTTGGAAATATACAGAAGATATACATAACAGTATTTATGTTGCAGTTAGTTTAACCAAAGAAGCAGACAATATTGAAATCGGGGGGATAAAGCTAACTAAAGTAAGCACAACCTCTTTCAATGGAGCACTTGTAGTAGCAGGTAGTAATGTGCCTTTAGTCGCAGGGGAAAGATATTTAATGTCCTTTTATTCTTTTGCAGGGAAAGAGTCTTTTTTTGGTTACCAAAGAAGAGTCGTGGCTACTTACAGTTACGGACATGGTGCAAGACTTCACACTAATGAAATTAGAAGACATTGGATTTTAATAGAAGCTTTATCTTCGGACTCTATTGACAATATTATAGACCCGACAATAGCTTTAGGAAGTGGTGAGGCTTCTTCTTTTACTTGGTATAAGCCTGACCATAACCCTAGAGAAGTCTATATAGGGGGGTTTCAATTAGAAAAAATTGAAGATTCTACTTACACTGATGGGATTGCAATGATAGGAGACTCTACAATGGCTGGAGCATCAGACCAACGTGATTTACCAACCAATCTAGAGGTTTCAAGATGGCTCGAAGCAGAGCTTAGAACAAATGTATTTAATAGAGCAGTAGGGGGTCAAAGATTGGATACAATGGATGCTAGATGGGAAACTGATATAACACCTTTAAAAGTAAATTCTAAGTATGTGATTATTCAAGGAGGTCTTAATGATATTGCACAGGGAAGAACTTTAGCTGAAATGCAAACAAGTTTAAATTCTATGAATACAAAAGCTTTAAATGATGGCTTTATTCCAGTATTTTTTACTGTTACACCATTTGACAATGCACACAATGATGCAGAAAAAGAAGCACTTAGAACAGATTATAACGCATGGTTAAAAGAAAACTTTGAAAATGTTATAGACATTGCTTCAATTGTTGCAGACCCTTATGACGAGAGTCGGTTAAATGCCTACAATGATATGAATGGTGATGGAGTACATTATACTCAAGAAGGAAGTCGATTAATAGGGCTAGAAGTTGCAAAATGGTCTGGTTGGGACTTTATTAAACCAAGTCCATACCAAAAAATTGAAGCTAATACTTGGAACAATGGTGGGGGTTTAACAGAAGGAATGGGAATAGAATTAAAAGGCTCTTTTGATACTTCTACTGCAACTACTGAGCAAACAGCACAAAGAGTATTAGCTTTAGAAACTATCCTTAGAGATAGTGGATTGATAGATTAA
- a CDS encoding phage tail protein, which yields MANLPDFSDSNLTKGGFYTLINTLRDFLSGSIGTTGTPEGVKMALGLDSVENTSDLGKPISTLTQEALDLKSNSDHTHSLKTINEQSIWGSGDLTIEGVPSGCILMWSGAITSIPSGWYLCDGTNGTPDLSDTFIMGTTTEADIGTTGGSADAVVVKHSHTGSTNTAGNHTHTAFVGGNTYDSNGYGNSYSLSNTNSAGDHSHTVTIDNAGVDGANKNLPPYMKLAYIMKG from the coding sequence ATGGCTAATTTACCTGATTTTTCAGATAGTAATTTAACCAAAGGTGGATTTTACACCCTAATAAATACATTACGAGATTTTTTAAGTGGAAGCATTGGAACAACTGGAACTCCAGAAGGTGTTAAAATGGCTTTAGGCTTAGATAGTGTTGAGAACACAAGTGACTTAGGGAAACCTATTTCAACATTAACACAAGAAGCACTAGATTTAAAATCGAATAGTGATCACACCCATTCTTTAAAAACTATAAATGAACAATCAATATGGGGAAGTGGAGATTTAACTATTGAGGGTGTTCCAAGTGGTTGTATTCTTATGTGGAGTGGAGCAATAACTTCTATTCCTAGCGGTTGGTATTTATGTGATGGTACAAATGGTACTCCTGATTTGTCAGATACATTTATAATGGGTACAACAACAGAAGCAGATATTGGAACAACTGGTGGTAGTGCAGATGCAGTAGTTGTAAAACACTCTCATACAGGAAGTACAAATACAGCAGGAAACCATACTCATACCGCTTTTGTTGGAGGAAACACATATGATAGTAATGGATATGGAAATTCTTATTCTCTTAGCAATACAAATAGTGCAGGAGACCACTCTCATACAGTAACAATTGATAATGCAGGTGTGGATGGTGCAAATAAAAATTTACCACCATATATGAAGTTAGCATATATTATGAAAGGTTAA